The Planctomycetota bacterium genome has a segment encoding these proteins:
- a CDS encoding triose-phosphate isomerase → MRRPIIAGNWKMNTTLAEGVALAKAIAAEADKYPGVDLVVCPPSVYLSAVAAAVVGSRVAVGAQNMYHEASGAFTGEVSAAMLMDVGCKYVILGHSERRALLHETDSQINCKVLAALAAGLIPIVCVGESLAERESNQTAGVIQRQFEGSLAGLTPEQMARTVLAYEPVWAIGTGKVATKEQAQEVHAHLRKLIAGRYNGSIAAEVRIQYGGSVKPSNAAELLSQPDVDGALVGGASLKPADFLGIVAGAKQ, encoded by the coding sequence GTGCGACGTCCGATCATTGCTGGTAACTGGAAGATGAACACGACGCTGGCCGAGGGCGTGGCCTTGGCCAAGGCCATCGCCGCCGAAGCCGATAAGTACCCTGGCGTCGATCTGGTGGTCTGTCCGCCGAGCGTCTACCTGTCGGCAGTCGCCGCGGCCGTCGTCGGGAGCCGCGTAGCGGTCGGTGCCCAGAACATGTATCACGAAGCCAGTGGTGCTTTCACCGGCGAGGTGAGCGCGGCCATGCTGATGGACGTGGGCTGCAAGTACGTCATCCTGGGGCACAGCGAACGCCGCGCCCTATTGCACGAGACCGACAGCCAGATCAACTGCAAGGTGCTGGCGGCCCTGGCCGCCGGGCTGATCCCGATTGTCTGTGTCGGCGAATCGCTGGCCGAGCGCGAGTCGAATCAGACGGCCGGTGTCATCCAGCGCCAGTTCGAAGGTTCGTTGGCCGGACTGACCCCCGAACAGATGGCTCGGACGGTGCTGGCATACGAGCCGGTGTGGGCCATTGGAACCGGGAAAGTGGCTACGAAAGAGCAGGCCCAAGAGGTCCATGCCCACCTTCGCAAACTGATTGCCGGCCGCTACAATGGCTCGATTGCGGCGGAAGTGCGGATTCAATACGGTGGCAGCGTCAAGCCGAGCAATGCGGCCGAGTTGTTGTCCCAGCCGGACGTCGACGGGGCTTTGGTCGGTGGCGCCAGCTTGAAGCCCGCTGACTTCCTCGGGATCGTCGCCGGGGCCAAGCAGTAA
- the secG gene encoding preprotein translocase subunit SecG has translation MSTLLAILLTVIAVFLILLVLIQRGRGGGLAGALGGAGGQSAFGTKAGDLFTRITMVVAAVWILLCMLALKWYGRETASPDLGGRQTQVSPEGAQPGAGVVTGAAPTSGTAPTSGTAPTSGGAPAAPATGSTPAATGSAPAATGAAPAAPAEPKAP, from the coding sequence ATGTCTACTCTTCTTGCGATCCTGCTGACAGTGATCGCCGTGTTTCTGATTCTGCTGGTTCTGATTCAACGGGGTCGCGGTGGCGGTCTGGCCGGTGCCTTGGGCGGGGCGGGGGGCCAAAGCGCGTTCGGCACCAAGGCCGGCGACTTGTTCACCCGTATTACCATGGTCGTGGCCGCGGTCTGGATTCTGTTGTGCATGCTGGCCTTGAAGTGGTACGGCCGCGAGACGGCCTCGCCCGATCTGGGTGGCCGCCAAACGCAGGTCTCGCCCGAGGGGGCTCAGCCAGGGGCCGGCGTCGTGACCGGCGCAGCACCAACCAGCGGCACAGCACCAACCAGCGGCACAGCACCAACCAGTGGTGGCGCTCCGGCTGCACCGGCCACGGGCTCGACGCCGGCTGCAACTGGCTCAGCGCCTGCTGCAACAGGTGCCGCACCGGCCGCTCCGGCGGAGCCGAAAGCGCCGTAG
- a CDS encoding YicC family protein, protein MTGFGEAHHQVDGLSISVEVRSVNSRYFKLVVKCGEGYSALEAEFENVARAQVRRGTLQMTLSVNRAKVSDDYQINVGVLDSYRRQLSGLQQQWHDKHPIGIEGLLALPGVIVEHRIDTDDAARDWPLIRPVLEAALQNLARMRVDEGRAMADDLRANNQVIAAELTEVERRAPLVADAYRKRLADRLQTILAEHNVAVNPADIIKETSIFAERSDISEETVRLRSHLEQFESIMGLAESSGRKLEFLTQEMFREANTIGSKANDLEISRRVIDIKAAIERIREMIQNVE, encoded by the coding sequence ATGACCGGCTTTGGCGAAGCCCACCATCAGGTTGACGGCCTGTCGATCAGTGTGGAAGTGCGCTCGGTCAACAGCCGTTACTTCAAGCTGGTCGTGAAGTGCGGCGAGGGTTACAGCGCGCTCGAGGCCGAATTTGAAAACGTGGCCCGCGCGCAGGTTCGTCGCGGCACGCTGCAGATGACGCTGTCGGTGAATCGGGCCAAGGTCTCGGACGATTATCAGATCAACGTCGGCGTGCTCGATAGCTACCGGCGACAGCTCTCGGGCCTGCAACAGCAGTGGCACGACAAGCACCCGATCGGCATCGAAGGCTTGCTGGCCTTGCCGGGCGTGATTGTCGAGCACCGCATCGACACCGACGACGCGGCCCGCGATTGGCCGTTGATTCGCCCGGTGCTCGAGGCGGCGCTGCAGAATCTGGCGCGAATGCGCGTCGACGAAGGCCGCGCCATGGCCGACGATTTGCGCGCCAACAACCAGGTGATCGCCGCCGAACTCACCGAAGTCGAGCGTCGCGCGCCGCTGGTGGCTGACGCCTATCGCAAGCGGCTGGCCGATCGGCTGCAGACGATTCTGGCCGAGCACAATGTAGCGGTGAATCCGGCCGACATCATCAAAGAGACGAGCATCTTTGCCGAGCGGAGCGACATTTCGGAAGAAACCGTCCGCTTGCGCAGCCACTTGGAGCAGTTCGAGTCGATCATGGGCCTGGCCGAGAGTTCCGGCCGTAAGCTAGAGTTTCTTACCCAGGAAATGTTCCGGGAAGCCAACACCATCGGCTCCAAGGCGAACGATCTGGAGATTTCGCGCCGCGTGATCGATATCAAGGCGGCCATCGAGCGGATCCGCGAGATGATCCAGAACGTCGAGTAG